A genome region from Bacteroidota bacterium includes the following:
- a CDS encoding EamA family transporter: MPKSKNEYLHLHLIVFIWGFTAILGKLISLDAVTLVWYRIFFTVISIFAFIKIAKIDIRLPKKAILQLLGIGVIIAFHWTTFYYAIKIANVSVTLAGLSTGAFFVSILEPIIYRKRPVIHEMLLGIVVVGGILLILDVEGDLKVGVLIALLSAALASLFSVFNARLAHKWDPTVITFYQMIGGVLTLSLVIPFMSKDMVDFSIPTGMDLVYLIILATVCTAYTFIAAVRIMRTLSAFTVVLTVNLEPVYGIIMAYFIFGESETMSPKFYIGTFVIISTVLINSWIKSKSIKEKNSL; this comes from the coding sequence ATGCCAAAAAGTAAAAATGAATATTTGCACCTGCATTTAATAGTGTTTATATGGGGATTTACAGCTATTTTAGGAAAGCTTATTTCTCTGGATGCTGTTACTTTAGTTTGGTACAGGATATTTTTTACTGTAATATCTATTTTCGCTTTTATAAAAATTGCTAAAATTGATATTAGACTGCCCAAAAAGGCAATACTGCAATTATTGGGAATAGGTGTAATAATAGCATTCCATTGGACTACCTTCTACTATGCTATTAAAATTGCAAATGTATCGGTTACCTTAGCCGGCTTATCAACAGGAGCTTTTTTTGTTTCTATTCTTGAGCCAATAATATACAGGAAAAGACCTGTTATACACGAGATGTTGTTGGGTATTGTTGTAGTTGGCGGAATTTTATTAATACTAGATGTAGAGGGCGATCTAAAAGTTGGAGTTCTAATAGCTTTACTTTCTGCGGCTTTAGCTTCTCTTTTTTCTGTTTTTAACGCAAGGTTAGCCCATAAGTGGGATCCTACTGTAATTACATTCTATCAGATGATAGGGGGGGTGCTGACATTGAGTTTAGTTATTCCATTTATGAGTAAGGATATGGTGGATTTTTCAATTCCAACGGGAATGGATTTGGTGTATCTTATTATATTAGCTACTGTTTGTACTGCATACACCTTTATAGCTGCCGTTAGGATTATGAGAACACTTTCGGCATTTACAGTTGTATTAACAGTTAATCTGGAACCTGTTTACGGGATAATAATGGCTTATTTTATTTTTGGAGAATCTGAAACCATGTCTCCCAAATTCTATATTGGTACCTTTGTTATTATTTCAACAGTATTGATAAATTCGTGGATAAAGAGTAAGAGCATAAAAGAAAAAAACTCATTATAA
- a CDS encoding winged helix-turn-helix transcriptional regulator produces MASTYQLDEIDNQILELLIENTRMPYTEIAKKLIISAGTVHVRVKKMEDAGIIKGTSLSIDYGKMGYSFIAYVGLYLSRTSETQTVIEKLKAIPYITVAHITTGKFNIFCKVRAKDTSHAKDIIFQIDDIDGVARTESMISMEESINDKNRLMHSIFR; encoded by the coding sequence ATGGCTTCAACATATCAATTAGACGAAATAGATAATCAAATTTTAGAGTTATTGATCGAAAATACAAGAATGCCTTACACAGAAATTGCAAAGAAATTAATAATTTCTGCGGGGACAGTACATGTTAGAGTGAAAAAGATGGAAGACGCCGGTATTATAAAAGGAACGTCCCTGAGCATAGATTATGGAAAAATGGGATATTCTTTTATTGCCTATGTAGGTCTGTATCTGTCAAGAACATCTGAAACTCAAACAGTCATTGAGAAACTTAAGGCAATTCCATATATAACAGTAGCGCATATAACAACAGGTAAGTTTAATATTTTCTGTAAAGTTAGAGCAAAAGACACATCTCATGCAAAAGACATCATCTTTCAAATTGACGACATTGATGGAGTTGCAAGAACCGAGAGCATGATCAGTATGGAGGAATCTATCAACGATAAAAACAGATTGATGCATTCAATTTTTAGATAA
- a CDS encoding RNA-binding S4 domain-containing protein, giving the protein MEKLTFTLSSEYIELIKLLKMMKLVGSGGEAKIRIEDGEAFRNGEVETRKRAKIKAGEVIVFDEFEIKVLAAEAD; this is encoded by the coding sequence ATGGAAAAGTTAACGTTTACACTGAGTAGCGAGTACATTGAACTCATTAAGTTATTGAAGATGATGAAACTGGTGGGGTCCGGTGGCGAAGCGAAAATAAGAATTGAAGATGGTGAAGCTTTCCGAAATGGAGAAGTAGAAACCAGAAAACGTGCTAAAATTAAAGCAGGGGAAGTTATTGTTTTTGATGAATTCGAAATAAAAGTATTGGCTGCTGAAGCTGATTAA
- a CDS encoding FGGY family carbohydrate kinase has protein sequence MDIIVVFDIGKVKRKVLFFNNSLEVVYKDEIKIKEKLNENGILIDDVEGVVDWVYNVIDSTISKNVYTIKGVNFSTYGASLIYLNDEGKKLGYLYNNMMSLPYSFGRELYDKHGGVFEFARKTSSSLLGFQNSGLQLKWLKEERPDTYKQAKHVLHFPQYLSYLFTGKIVSEFTTIGCHTAMWDFEENKYHNWLNDIDINIPEPVETKQNHTVNYKGHEFKVGVGIMDAMADLLPYLSTDTDEFLMLYTKRWCVAMNPFNREPLTPKEVENECSCYLSYNNDQVKSSRFYLAHIHDVHVEKIAEQFNVSVDEIEKVNLNEDVLEELADNVSEERMFFVDGIPENYIDTYVDISLFKNYKEAYHQLMIDLTRINIESIELVIPESDHSNKIYVTGRFSYNDIYMKLLSGYFMDKRVFTSEIDSPEALGAALMLYDEIFPGNEVKIDLGLKEWKSEVNLEEY, from the coding sequence ATGGATATTATTGTTGTTTTTGATATAGGCAAGGTTAAACGAAAGGTGTTATTTTTTAATAATAGCCTTGAGGTTGTGTATAAGGATGAAATAAAGATTAAAGAAAAGTTAAACGAAAACGGAATCTTAATTGATGATGTTGAAGGTGTTGTAGATTGGGTTTATAATGTAATTGATTCAACAATATCAAAAAATGTTTATACTATAAAAGGAGTTAACTTTTCTACTTACGGAGCTTCTTTGATATATCTAAACGATGAAGGAAAAAAGCTTGGTTATTTGTATAATAATATGATGTCATTACCTTATAGCTTTGGTAGAGAGTTATACGACAAACACGGAGGAGTATTTGAGTTTGCCAGAAAAACGTCTTCTTCTCTACTGGGGTTTCAAAATTCAGGCTTGCAGTTGAAATGGCTAAAGGAGGAGCGCCCCGATACATATAAGCAAGCTAAACATGTATTGCATTTTCCACAGTATCTGAGCTATTTATTTACAGGTAAAATTGTAAGTGAGTTTACAACGATAGGTTGTCATACCGCAATGTGGGATTTTGAAGAAAACAAATATCATAATTGGCTAAATGATATTGATATAAATATACCTGAGCCCGTAGAAACTAAACAAAATCACACTGTAAATTATAAGGGGCATGAATTTAAGGTAGGTGTTGGTATTATGGATGCTATGGCCGACTTACTCCCATATTTAAGTACTGATACGGATGAGTTTTTGATGTTATACACTAAGAGATGGTGTGTGGCAATGAACCCTTTTAACCGTGAACCGCTTACACCAAAAGAAGTGGAAAATGAGTGTTCATGCTACCTTAGCTATAATAATGATCAGGTAAAATCATCACGGTTTTATTTAGCACATATTCATGATGTACATGTTGAGAAAATTGCAGAACAGTTTAATGTTTCAGTTGATGAAATTGAAAAAGTTAACCTAAATGAAGACGTTTTAGAAGAACTGGCCGATAATGTTAGTGAAGAAAGAATGTTTTTTGTTGATGGTATTCCCGAAAATTACATAGATACATATGTTGATATATCTCTTTTTAAGAATTATAAAGAAGCATATCATCAGTTAATGATCGATTTAACACGTATTAATATTGAGTCTATCGAATTGGTGATTCCTGAGAGTGATCACTCAAATAAAATATATGTTACAGGACGATTCTCGTATAATGATATTTATATGAAACTTTTGTCGGGGTATTTTATGGATAAAAGGGTTTTTACATCCGAAATTGACAGCCCCGAAGCTTTGGGAGCGGCATTGATGTTATATGATGAAATATTTCCGGGTAATGAAGTTAAGATTGATCTGGGGTTAAAAGAATGGAAGTCGGAAGTAAATTTGGAGGAATATTAA
- a CDS encoding TlpA disulfide reductase family protein, protein MRKILISLVAASVFIACSIEKKHEPAAVVSGKIENIGDKSVLLVSKTKTDTLQTDSLGNFRLEQKAGLPTFSKLVLGRKSISLYLKDGFDLNLITSKENFIRDTKFEGIGSKENNLLSEKERLAKDLAYYPDIFKLNPEKFIAKSDSVKEVYKKLLKEYSKGPEVDSLFLTSFNADVKYEQFYFYTIYTPYHNYFMKEKLELGEGISNEIDKAIVDTDDFVYSSKFIKFMSEVKKEKYREYLNDEEKNDINIAKYLEWLDGDLNSPKLKNELFYEATKYNITYAGEKERDTLYSIYSKVNTDIEYQKSIDDTYASFEKLRAGKTAVQWSYPDIDGKTHSLSDYKGKLVYIDVWATWCGPCKQEIPSLAKLSKEYEGKDIVFVSVSVDDNRSAWKKMLEKENFEWIQLHAEKAWKSEIIQQNEIRGIPRFMMVDKEGKIISVNAPRPSSEGINAYFDELLSK, encoded by the coding sequence ATGCGTAAAATATTAATAAGTTTAGTTGCAGCATCAGTATTTATTGCATGTTCAATCGAAAAGAAACACGAACCTGCTGCTGTTGTTAGTGGTAAAATAGAAAATATCGGAGATAAAAGTGTATTACTTGTGTCAAAAACAAAAACAGACACTTTACAAACTGATTCCCTTGGAAACTTTCGTTTAGAACAAAAAGCGGGTTTACCTACTTTTTCAAAATTAGTTCTAGGAAGAAAAAGTATCTCTTTATATTTAAAAGACGGATTTGATTTAAATTTAATTACCAGCAAAGAAAATTTTATCAGGGATACAAAATTTGAAGGTATAGGATCGAAGGAAAATAACTTATTATCGGAAAAAGAAAGACTTGCTAAAGATTTAGCCTACTATCCGGACATATTTAAGTTAAATCCCGAAAAATTTATTGCGAAAAGCGATTCTGTAAAAGAAGTATATAAAAAGCTGTTAAAAGAATATTCTAAGGGACCTGAAGTTGATTCTTTATTTTTAACAAGCTTTAATGCAGACGTTAAATACGAGCAGTTTTATTTCTATACTATATATACTCCTTACCACAACTATTTCATGAAAGAAAAACTGGAATTGGGTGAAGGTATATCTAATGAGATAGATAAAGCCATTGTTGACACTGATGATTTTGTATACTCTTCGAAGTTTATAAAATTCATGTCGGAGGTGAAAAAAGAAAAATACAGAGAGTATCTAAATGATGAAGAAAAGAATGATATAAATATTGCTAAATATTTAGAATGGCTTGATGGCGACTTAAACTCTCCAAAACTAAAAAATGAGTTATTTTATGAAGCCACTAAATACAATATCACTTATGCAGGCGAGAAAGAAAGGGATACCTTATATAGTATCTATTCAAAAGTAAATACTGATATTGAATATCAAAAGAGTATAGATGATACATATGCTTCGTTCGAAAAGCTTAGAGCCGGAAAAACTGCAGTACAATGGTCTTACCCTGATATTGATGGTAAAACACATTCTTTATCAGATTATAAAGGGAAATTAGTATATATAGATGTTTGGGCTACCTGGTGTGGACCGTGTAAACAGGAAATTCCATCACTGGCAAAACTTTCAAAAGAATATGAAGGAAAAGATATTGTATTCGTGAGTGTATCGGTTGATGATAACAGATCTGCATGGAAAAAAATGCTGGAAAAAGAAAACTTTGAATGGATACAACTTCACGCTGAAAAAGCGTGGAAGTCAGAAATAATACAGCAAAATGAAATTAGAGGTATTCCGAGATTTATGATGGTAGACAAAGAGGGAAAAATAATCTCTGTGAATGCTCCGAGACCGTCATCGGAAGGGATTAATGCATATTTTGACGAATTGTTGAGTAAATAA
- a CDS encoding ammonium transporter, with amino-acid sequence MSLFLFPTNVAENELPINAADTVWMLTATGLVFFMTPGLSFFYGGMVSKENIISTMLQSFISLGVVSIIWVIVGFSLSFGEDIGGIIGNPFTYFMFKNVGLSPNLDFAPTFPFLLFALFQLKFAIITPAIITGSFAERIKFDSYLIFIVLFSIFIYTPLAHMTWHPEGILRKLGVLDFAGGTVVHMSAGFAALAGAIILGKRSSVKSNNEEHKPVNIPFVLLGTGMLWFGWFGFNAGSALGANKDAALAFGTTALASAAAMISWVLYDRIMGRKTSALGAAIGAVVGLVAITPGAAFVTLGQSIFIGFASSMISNIALYYKNKKELDDTLDVFPCHGIGGISGMIFTAVFAKDIGLIYGDYHSFFIHMGALVGVSIFTFGGAYVLYKITDFISPLRVNEEEEKLGLDISQHGESYIANNEFYDIEATEAPIVRGNY; translated from the coding sequence ATGAGCCTGTTTTTATTTCCAACAAATGTTGCCGAAAATGAATTACCGATTAATGCTGCTGATACTGTCTGGATGTTAACTGCCACCGGACTTGTATTTTTTATGACTCCGGGACTATCATTTTTTTATGGAGGAATGGTATCAAAAGAAAACATTATTTCAACTATGCTCCAGAGTTTTATTTCTCTTGGAGTTGTAAGTATAATTTGGGTAATAGTTGGATTTAGTCTTTCATTTGGAGAAGATATAGGAGGAATAATCGGAAACCCATTTACTTATTTCATGTTTAAAAATGTTGGGCTTTCTCCGAATTTAGATTTTGCACCTACTTTTCCGTTTTTACTATTTGCATTGTTTCAATTGAAATTTGCAATTATTACACCGGCTATTATTACCGGTAGTTTTGCAGAAAGGATCAAGTTTGACAGTTATTTAATATTCATTGTATTATTCTCAATATTCATATACACTCCACTGGCCCACATGACATGGCATCCCGAAGGAATTCTAAGAAAATTAGGAGTATTAGATTTTGCGGGTGGAACTGTTGTACATATGTCGGCTGGTTTTGCCGCACTGGCGGGAGCAATTATATTAGGTAAAAGAAGTTCTGTAAAAAGTAATAACGAAGAACACAAGCCTGTTAATATTCCTTTTGTATTACTGGGAACAGGAATGTTATGGTTTGGTTGGTTTGGTTTTAATGCCGGATCGGCACTAGGGGCAAACAAAGATGCAGCACTTGCATTTGGAACAACTGCCTTAGCCTCTGCTGCAGCAATGATTTCCTGGGTTTTATACGACAGAATAATGGGTAGAAAAACTTCTGCTTTAGGGGCTGCTATCGGTGCAGTTGTTGGATTGGTGGCTATTACTCCGGGAGCTGCTTTCGTTACACTTGGTCAAAGTATATTTATTGGTTTTGCCAGTTCGATGATTAGTAATATTGCATTGTATTATAAAAACAAAAAAGAGCTTGATGATACTCTTGATGTCTTCCCGTGTCATGGCATCGGAGGTATTTCGGGTATGATCTTTACTGCTGTGTTTGCCAAAGATATAGGCTTAATATATGGAGACTATCATTCATTCTTTATTCACATGGGAGCACTTGTAGGCGTTAGCATATTTACATTTGGCGGGGCTTATGTTTTATATAAAATAACAGACTTTATTTCTCCGTTAAGAGTTAATGAAGAGGAAGAAAAACTAGGCTTGGATATTAGTCAGCACGGCGAATCATACATAGCCAATAATGAATTTTATGATATTGAAGCAACTGAAGCACCTATTGTCAGAGGCAACTATTAG
- a CDS encoding AraC family transcriptional regulator encodes MNNFKKYLTISEEEKKWGIYIDSIGKSHVKPHEIYPSKDHPTEYYFSWEEGRILDEYQIIYITKGKGIFENKFATLEIDEGSFVIVYPGQWHRYKPSEETGWMTNYIGFKGNIADHFISQLLVNKNKPVVHVGINEQFLECYDKIFEIIKKESHSYQSISTAIIIKLIGHINANIKNDDFNNNRLSEAINKIRYSLRENIDKDLNMQDLADEYNIGYSYFRKMFKKYTGMSPKQYHLQLKVIRAKELLLTSDKSVKEICFELGFQSSSYFSRMFKQKIGVTPAHFKEHKHFVEPQ; translated from the coding sequence ATGAATAATTTTAAGAAATATCTTACCATCAGTGAAGAGGAAAAAAAATGGGGAATATACATCGACTCAATAGGAAAGTCGCATGTTAAACCTCACGAAATTTACCCTTCGAAAGACCATCCTACAGAATACTATTTTAGCTGGGAAGAAGGTCGTATTCTTGATGAATATCAGATTATATACATAACTAAGGGAAAAGGCATATTTGAAAATAAATTTGCTACTTTAGAAATAGATGAGGGTAGTTTTGTTATTGTTTATCCTGGACAATGGCACAGATACAAACCCTCGGAAGAAACCGGGTGGATGACTAATTACATCGGTTTTAAGGGTAATATTGCTGATCATTTTATTTCTCAACTTCTTGTAAACAAAAACAAACCTGTTGTTCATGTAGGAATTAATGAGCAGTTTTTGGAATGTTACGATAAAATTTTCGAGATAATTAAAAAAGAATCTCATAGTTACCAGTCTATTTCAACTGCTATTATTATAAAACTTATAGGCCATATTAATGCAAATATTAAAAATGATGACTTTAACAACAACAGGTTGTCAGAGGCTATAAATAAAATTCGATATTCGCTAAGAGAAAATATAGATAAAGACCTGAATATGCAGGATCTTGCTGATGAATACAATATTGGATATTCTTATTTTAGAAAAATGTTTAAAAAATATACGGGAATGTCTCCTAAGCAATACCACTTGCAGTTAAAAGTTATTAGAGCAAAAGAATTATTGCTTACTTCTGATAAAAGTGTAAAAGAAATATGTTTTGAACTAGGGTTTCAATCATCTTCATACTTTTCTAGAATGTTTAAACAAAAAATAGGCGTTACACCTGCGCACTTTAAAGAACATAAACATTTTGTTGAACCTCAATAA
- a CDS encoding lysoplasmalogenase, which translates to MNAPNKTPKTLNLLSTLFLLISIITISVRLTGNDELENIFKPMLMPVLMIILYTHSNKLSSIYSRLIFMALGFSLLGDIFLMPLFDNFIFGLASFLLAHVLYIIAFAKMNSSFVLGLIKGKLYSSIIFLAYVFLVAFLVNKMIDSNTETFLLVAVVIYASVITLMVLFSISLSNNVEGIATKMIMVGAILFMLSDSIIAINKFAFEVDLSGLWIMSTYTLGQWMIAVGSVKAERML; encoded by the coding sequence ATGAATGCGCCAAATAAAACCCCAAAAACACTTAATCTTCTTTCTACTCTGTTTCTTCTTATTTCAATAATCACAATTTCGGTTCGACTAACAGGTAATGATGAGTTGGAAAATATTTTTAAACCAATGTTAATGCCGGTTTTGATGATTATTTTATATACTCATAGCAATAAGTTATCTTCAATATATTCCAGGTTAATTTTTATGGCACTGGGTTTTTCACTCCTTGGAGATATTTTCTTAATGCCACTTTTCGACAATTTCATTTTCGGACTGGCAAGTTTTTTGCTTGCCCATGTGTTATATATTATAGCGTTTGCAAAAATGAATAGTAGTTTTGTACTTGGATTGATAAAAGGTAAACTGTATTCATCAATAATATTTCTGGCATATGTGTTTTTAGTAGCTTTTCTGGTAAATAAAATGATTGATTCCAATACCGAAACATTTCTCTTAGTTGCAGTTGTTATTTATGCTTCAGTGATAACATTAATGGTGTTATTTTCAATATCGCTATCTAATAATGTTGAGGGTATTGCTACAAAAATGATTATGGTTGGAGCAATACTGTTTATGCTGTCTGACTCAATTATAGCAATAAATAAATTTGCATTTGAAGTAGATTTGTCCGGTTTATGGATAATGAGTACTTACACTTTAGGTCAATGGATGATAGCTGTTGGTAGCGTAAAAGCAGAGAGGATGCTATAA